The proteins below come from a single Campylobacter concisus genomic window:
- a CDS encoding chemotaxis protein: MFDRLKDNIMLEVIFKYIILLLLFICVIGLFMSGILFLNGEMSENSLNLHIFFGFSLVVLTIVHSYVKKKKLKKLSLEFKNILNHKPVQMDCNTTRFLNALNDVKVGDLSKKFGSDIVEILRSNDIKVKSENETMKQICKNNDEKMFYIFVLIVEAIFKDKEKS, encoded by the coding sequence ATGTTTGATAGGCTAAAAGACAACATTATGCTTGAGGTGATTTTTAAGTACATCATCTTGTTGCTGCTTTTTATCTGTGTGATCGGTCTTTTTATGAGTGGCATTCTTTTCTTAAATGGGGAGATGAGTGAAAATTCGCTGAATTTACACATTTTCTTCGGCTTTAGTTTGGTTGTTTTGACGATCGTTCATAGTTATGTTAAGAAGAAAAAGCTAAAGAAACTAAGCCTTGAGTTTAAAAATATATTAAATCACAAGCCAGTGCAGATGGACTGCAATACAACCAGGTTTTTAAACGCTCTAAATGATGTAAAAGTGGGCGATCTTTCAAAGAAATTTGGCTCTGATATTGTAGAAATTTTAAGATCAAATGACATAAAAGTAAAAAGCGAGAATGAGACCATGAAGCAAATTTGTAAAAACAACGATGAAAAGATGTTTTACATTTTTGTTTTGATCGTCGAAGCTATATTTAAGGATAAGGAAAAAAGTTGA
- a CDS encoding SH3 domain-containing protein, translating to MKKGIFLAFSVALFLGCSQTQPKPSVQNSLPDENVYKPNERISLLDFEMKQDASSLPQNMQSASFDQEEILKRRFKVFTLRGVKFNPNDVFWAFNIYKPSEKRKYFGSNFRQIPQSWFDAQKDNANFSALSSISAYALTSANTALRNFPTDEPIFLNPQTPGEGYPFDYLQESTLSIAHPLFVSHFSKDRAWAFVSDDAVWGWVKVEDIKFISDDEVNAYQKSSFVTIKTDKMPVYDKVGNFLFYSRVGAILPVLAQDDKNYYGKIYVRNLLREFVLPKSVGALFPLKFNDSNLKTLISSLLTQPYGWGGVDKLRDCSLFTKDLLASFGVWLPRNSKAQANMGQKFDLKGLSNAAKTKEIKEKGVPYLTLVHLPGHIMLYAGYKGDDIYVVHDAWGLKTENNGRALIGATAVTTLNIGQNRSDIQNSNLLISKVDSINVIKPENVISDKARKISALQRAYDVKVEDNLVKFGDGTIFVYDDFKQKDDECSIGADIEDMNALDYAAFSPLSTVLSDAGRCRNYEFLGKIYGSSESEVKANLVDVVWLKDSLALKLPFNSKNGAAAALQDVSNELNEMAKSDASLLEYLKNPGGTFKWRIIAGTNRLSPHSYGIAIDINVKKSHYWQWSNGYQNLIPEKIVRIFEKHKFIWGGRWKHFDTMHFEYRPEMFE from the coding sequence TTGAAAAAAGGTATATTTTTAGCATTTAGTGTTGCTTTGTTTTTGGGATGTTCGCAGACCCAGCCAAAGCCAAGTGTGCAAAATTCTTTACCAGATGAAAATGTATATAAGCCAAATGAACGCATTAGTTTGCTTGATTTTGAAATGAAGCAAGATGCCTCGTCGCTACCGCAAAATATGCAAAGCGCAAGTTTTGACCAAGAAGAAATTTTAAAAAGAAGGTTTAAGGTTTTTACATTAAGGGGCGTAAAATTTAATCCAAACGATGTCTTTTGGGCATTTAATATATATAAGCCAAGCGAGAAGAGAAAGTATTTTGGCTCAAATTTTAGACAGATACCTCAAAGCTGGTTTGACGCACAAAAGGACAATGCAAATTTTTCAGCTCTTTCAAGCATCTCTGCTTATGCTCTAACTTCGGCAAACACAGCTTTAAGAAATTTCCCAACCGATGAGCCGATATTTTTAAACCCGCAAACTCCAGGCGAGGGCTATCCGTTTGATTATCTGCAAGAATCAACACTAAGCATCGCTCATCCACTTTTTGTCTCACATTTTTCTAAAGACAGGGCATGGGCGTTTGTTAGCGATGATGCGGTTTGGGGCTGGGTAAAGGTCGAGGATATAAAATTTATAAGTGATGATGAGGTAAACGCCTATCAAAAATCAAGTTTTGTAACTATAAAAACGGATAAGATGCCAGTTTATGACAAGGTTGGAAATTTCTTATTTTACTCAAGAGTCGGAGCGATACTTCCTGTTTTGGCACAGGATGATAAAAACTACTACGGTAAAATTTATGTAAGAAATCTCTTGAGAGAATTTGTGTTGCCAAAGTCTGTTGGCGCTCTTTTTCCTCTTAAATTTAATGACTCAAATCTAAAAACACTTATTAGCTCTCTTCTTACTCAGCCTTATGGTTGGGGTGGGGTCGATAAGCTAAGGGATTGCTCGCTTTTTACCAAAGATCTGCTGGCTAGCTTTGGTGTGTGGCTACCTAGAAACTCAAAAGCCCAGGCAAACATGGGACAAAAATTTGATCTAAAAGGACTTAGTAACGCCGCTAAAACAAAAGAGATAAAAGAAAAAGGGGTGCCATATCTTACGCTTGTGCATCTGCCAGGGCACATAATGCTTTATGCTGGGTACAAGGGCGATGATATCTACGTGGTGCATGATGCTTGGGGGTTAAAAACTGAAAATAACGGCAGAGCGTTAATCGGTGCTACGGCAGTAACTACATTAAACATCGGACAAAACAGAAGCGATATACAAAACTCAAATTTGCTTATTTCAAAGGTCGATTCTATAAATGTGATAAAGCCCGAAAATGTAATAAGTGATAAAGCTAGAAAAATTTCAGCTTTACAAAGAGCTTATGATGTTAAGGTCGAGGATAATTTAGTCAAATTTGGTGATGGAACAATATTTGTCTATGATGACTTTAAACAAAAAGATGATGAGTGTAGTATCGGTGCTGATATAGAGGATATGAATGCGCTTGATTACGCTGCATTTTCGCCGCTTAGCACCGTACTAAGCGATGCTGGCAGATGTAGAAATTATGAATTTTTAGGCAAAATTTATGGCTCAAGCGAGAGCGAGGTAAAAGCAAATTTGGTAGATGTTGTTTGGCTAAAAGATAGCCTTGCGCTAAAACTACCATTTAACTCTAAAAATGGAGCCGCAGCTGCTTTGCAAGACGTAAGCAATGAGCTAAATGAGATGGCAAAGAGTGATGCAAGCTTGCTTGAGTATTTAAAAAATCCAGGCGGAACATTTAAATGGCGCATCATCGCGGGCACAAACCGCTTGAGTCCCCACAGCTACGGCATTGCGATCGATATAAATGTGAAAAAGAGCCACTATTGGCAGTGGAGCAATGGCTACCAAAATCTCATCCCTGAAAAGATAGTGCGTATTTTTGAAAAACATAAATTTATCTGGGGCGGACGCTGGAAGCACTTTGATACGATGCACTTTGAGTATCGCCCAGAGATGTTTGAGTAG
- a CDS encoding ATP-dependent RecD-like DNA helicase: MLDQILEILSHSNVFLTGGGGVGKSYLTASVIRHYKENFKNVIILGSTGISAVSLGGVSLHSFFKFGYCKDYEELRRFDYHQKDKLSKLRNMLDACDLLVIDEISMVSSDLMEMIRYRLLTSKFKGRVLIVGDFYQLPPVQKEQNENRLFNFLYAFNSSAWEDMKFTNVELLVSKRTNDLKFYEILSRLRVGELDDEIMSYIESLRVTKIEPDDDTSVLFGRNAEAEMLNQKRLSELSTPLEISNSYVSILDENLDKKEFEKWANTLNISRDLEMKIGAKIIFTSNKWGEYYNGEQGKIMQILKENGVISSVIVKKDSGEICEIEKAAYIFSSLNLNEDEIEENVQASLHQFPFKLAYALTIHKSQGMSIDSLICNINHIFAKGQLYVALSRAVSPKNLKLFYDKKSDFRQHLRKVVKIDDEVKKFYQENVFLHIKENL; this comes from the coding sequence ATGCTAGATCAAATTTTAGAAATTTTATCTCACTCAAACGTCTTTTTAACAGGTGGCGGCGGTGTTGGCAAGAGCTATCTAACTGCCTCTGTCATCAGACACTACAAAGAAAATTTTAAAAACGTCATAATCCTTGGCTCAACTGGCATAAGTGCTGTTAGCCTTGGCGGAGTTAGCTTGCATAGCTTTTTTAAATTTGGCTACTGCAAGGACTATGAGGAGCTAAGACGCTTTGACTATCATCAAAAAGACAAACTAAGCAAGCTACGAAATATGCTAGATGCTTGTGATCTGCTTGTAATTGATGAAATTTCAATGGTGAGCTCAGATTTAATGGAGATGATAAGATACCGACTACTTACTTCCAAATTTAAAGGTAGGGTGCTTATAGTGGGTGATTTTTATCAGCTTCCACCAGTGCAAAAGGAGCAAAACGAAAATAGGCTTTTTAATTTTTTATACGCTTTTAACTCCAGTGCATGGGAGGATATGAAATTTACAAATGTTGAACTACTAGTCTCAAAACGTACAAACGATCTTAAATTTTATGAAATTCTCTCTCGCCTAAGAGTTGGCGAGCTAGATGATGAAATAATGAGCTATATAGAGAGTTTAAGAGTGACCAAGATAGAGCCAGATGATGATACGAGTGTGCTTTTTGGCAGAAACGCCGAGGCTGAAATGCTAAATCAAAAAAGGCTCTCAGAGCTTAGCACGCCACTTGAAATTTCAAACTCATATGTGAGCATTTTGGATGAAAATTTAGATAAAAAAGAATTTGAAAAATGGGCAAATACGCTAAATATCTCAAGGGATTTGGAGATGAAGATAGGCGCTAAGATTATCTTTACGTCAAATAAATGGGGTGAGTACTATAACGGTGAGCAAGGCAAGATCATGCAAATCTTAAAAGAAAACGGAGTCATCTCAAGCGTGATCGTGAAAAAAGATAGCGGCGAAATTTGCGAGATAGAAAAAGCCGCTTATATATTTAGTTCGTTAAATTTAAACGAAGATGAGATCGAAGAAAATGTACAAGCCTCGCTCCATCAGTTTCCATTTAAGCTCGCTTACGCTCTAACCATCCACAAGTCTCAAGGTATGAGCATAGACTCGCTCATTTGTAATATCAACCACATTTTTGCCAAAGGACAACTCTATGTCGCACTTTCTCGTGCAGTAAGTCCTAAAAATTTAAAACTTTTTTATGATAAAAAAAGTGATTTTAGGCAGCATTTAAGAAAAGTGGTTAAAATTGACGACGAAGTTAAGAAATTTTACCAAGAAAACGTATTTTTGCATATTAAGGAGAATTTATGA
- the lolA gene encoding LolA-like outer membrane lipoprotein chaperone codes for MRKFLVASLVAVCSFGAGLNFKSLQSDFTQTVFSEGKSINYKGRFYAKNDNTALWIYESPTPKRIYFNKERVIVIEDELEQAIISKLDDTPNLTQILAHAEQIQPTLYKAIYDGVEYFITIKNTLPTTIDYKDKLSNKIKITLSNPVKDALIPQETLTPVIPQGYDIVNQ; via the coding sequence ATGAGAAAATTTCTAGTTGCCTCTCTCGTTGCAGTTTGCTCATTTGGTGCTGGCTTAAATTTCAAAAGCCTTCAAAGTGACTTTACGCAAACTGTATTTAGCGAAGGCAAAAGCATAAATTATAAGGGTAGATTTTACGCAAAAAACGACAATACTGCACTTTGGATATATGAAAGTCCAACGCCAAAGAGAATTTATTTTAACAAAGAACGTGTGATAGTAATTGAGGACGAGCTTGAGCAAGCTATCATTTCAAAGCTTGATGATACGCCAAATTTGACGCAAATTTTAGCTCATGCAGAGCAAATTCAACCAACACTTTACAAAGCAATATATGACGGAGTTGAGTACTTTATAACCATTAAAAACACGCTTCCAACAACGATTGATTATAAAGACAAGCTTTCAAATAAGATAAAAATAACTCTAAGCAATCCAGTAAAAGACGCACTCATACCACAAGAGACGCTAACTCCTGTCATTCCTCAAGGTTACGACATCGTAAATCAATAA